The genomic DNA GATTGGCTGCGTAATGGAACGTGCGACCAGAACAGACACAACCATTGAGATAAATGCAGCAATTAACGAAGCCGTAAAGAAAATCAGTGCTGTATTATTGATTTCTGAATATTTTTGTTCGATATCACTTTTGACGTAAAGAGCCCCGATGACGGCGTCGCCGGTCGGGGACAAAATCGGTTGAATATTGATATTTACTCGTTTTCCGTCATCATCTAATGCGACATAGCGTTTGGTTGTAAAATCATTCATATCGACGTAATCATTTTTTTTGCCGACTGAACCTTGTTCGCTTACCTCTGTCGTTGCTCGAATGATGCCTTTTTCATCCACGACACGGATCTCGATGATATCACTTGAAGCACTGGTCTCAATAAAACGCTTGATATTCCCATTGACATCATCGATAGTCGCACTTTCATTGCTTTTCCCGTTCAGTTCTGGACTGATCGTTGTCGCTAATGTTTCGACTGTTTGGTTCATATCTTTGATAAAGGTATTGATCGTTGAACGTTCCAATCCTCTAATAAAGTAAGCACCTATAATTTCAATTGAGATCAGTAAAATCAAAATAAATGTAATAGCTATTTTGAAGTTTACTGATCGAAAAAAACGGACTTTTCCTTTCATCCAATTACTCCTGTTCTTGATTACGCAAGTAATACCCTACGCCTCGGCGTGTAACTAAATAGCTAGGATGACTTGGATTATCCTCGATTTTTTCACGCAAACGACGAACGGTCACGTCTACTGTACGAACATCACCAAAATAATCATAGCCCCAGACGGTTTGTAACAAATGTTCCCGTGTCATGACTTGACCAATGTGTTTTGCTAAATAAAAGAGCAGTTCAAACTCACGGTGAGTCAATTCAATCGTTTCGCCACGTTTCGTCACCATATATGCATCGGGATGGATCGTTAAGTCCCCGATGATCAGTTCAGAAGGTGTGACTTCTTCCACTTCTTTGGTAGCAGAAGCGCCACGTCGAAGATTTGCTTTCACACGTGCCACTAATTCACGATTAGAGAACGGTTTGGTCACATAATCATCTGCTCCCAGTTCCAAGCCTAACACTTTATCGATTTCAGAATCCTTAGCTGTCACCATGATGATCGGCATATCAAACGTTTTTCGTACTTCACGAGCCACTTCTAAGCCATCCATCTTTGGCAACATCAAATCTAGTAAAATCAAATCAGGTTCCACTTCGGCTACTTTTGCTAAAGCTTCTTCCCCATCATATGCTGTATAGACGTCATAACCTTCTTTTGCTAAGTTAAATTTGACGATATCCGAAATCGGTTTTTCGTCGTCGACAACTAGTATTTTTTTCATAAAGAGCCACCTCTTAGTTAGTATTGTCATTCTGTTCCAT from Enterococcus mundtii includes the following:
- the yycF gene encoding response regulator YycF, producing the protein MKKILVVDDEKPISDIVKFNLAKEGYDVYTAYDGEEALAKVAEVEPDLILLDLMLPKMDGLEVAREVRKTFDMPIIMVTAKDSEIDKVLGLELGADDYVTKPFSNRELVARVKANLRRGASATKEVEEVTPSELIIGDLTIHPDAYMVTKRGETIELTHREFELLFYLAKHIGQVMTREHLLQTVWGYDYFGDVRTVDVTVRRLREKIEDNPSHPSYLVTRRGVGYYLRNQEQE